A window of the Enterobacteriaceae bacterium 4M9 genome harbors these coding sequences:
- a CDS encoding type 1 fimbrial protein, whose translation MFKRVILWLFVAVPFSVFADDCPVDGSCRLPVKFTGYYLENTCEVSINNNSMAEVIQLPVISHQRLASDGDEAGSQTFSVTLKTCPLSHKVALRFLPANISADAETGNVKNSVGDGYSKNVQIRLRNEDGVQMRLNDANSLQEYLIPDTGEDVTHHFIASYYAKGTAAVTAGKIHTLAAIEVVYK comes from the coding sequence ATGTTTAAGCGAGTAATACTCTGGCTATTTGTTGCAGTGCCTTTCAGCGTATTTGCGGATGATTGTCCAGTTGATGGAAGTTGCCGCTTGCCAGTGAAATTTACCGGGTATTATCTTGAGAATACCTGTGAGGTCAGTATTAATAACAACTCGATGGCGGAAGTTATTCAACTACCTGTTATTTCCCATCAACGCCTTGCATCGGATGGTGATGAAGCAGGAAGCCAGACTTTTTCTGTCACCCTTAAAACATGCCCGCTTTCGCATAAGGTTGCTCTGCGGTTCTTACCCGCCAATATTTCGGCGGATGCAGAAACGGGGAATGTAAAAAATAGCGTAGGTGATGGATATAGTAAGAATGTGCAAATCCGCTTACGTAATGAGGATGGTGTGCAAATGCGCCTGAATGATGCAAACAGTCTACAGGAGTATTTAATTCCTGATACCGGAGAAGATGTGACCCATCATTTTATTGCATCATATTATGCCAAAGGCACAGCAGCCGTTACGGCAGGAAAGATACACACCCTTGCTGCAATTGAAGTCGTTTATAAATAA
- the tssB gene encoding type VI secretion system contractile sheath small subunit: MTNKHNSQKFIARNRAPRVQIEYDVEIYGSDQKVELPFVMGVLADLSGKPIEPLPSVADRHFLNIDISNFDERMKAMKPRVAFAVPNTLTGDGQLMVDMTFDSMGDFEPDAIARKVDSLSQLLEARTQLANLQTYMDGKAGAEELVMDLLRDKSLLQTLASAPKDPKKSVEPSQEG; encoded by the coding sequence ATTACCAATAAACATAATTCCCAGAAGTTTATAGCGCGGAATCGGGCTCCTCGTGTCCAGATTGAATACGACGTTGAAATTTACGGTTCGGATCAAAAAGTAGAACTGCCTTTTGTTATGGGGGTCCTGGCTGATTTATCCGGGAAACCTATTGAACCATTGCCGTCTGTCGCCGATCGTCATTTCCTCAATATTGATATCAGTAATTTTGACGAACGTATGAAAGCAATGAAACCACGTGTTGCCTTTGCCGTACCGAATACCTTAACCGGTGACGGGCAACTTATGGTGGACATGACATTTGACAGCATGGGCGACTTTGAACCCGATGCCATTGCCCGCAAGGTGGATTCTCTTTCTCAGCTGCTTGAAGCGAGAACTCAATTGGCCAACCTGCAAACGTACATGGACGGAAAAGCAGGTGCAGAAGAATTAGTGATGGATTTACTGCGAGACAAATCACTGTTGCAAACGCTGGCATCTGCACCTAAAGACCCGAAAAAATCCGTAGAACCCTCACAGGAAGGCTGA
- the tssC gene encoding type VI secretion system contractile sheath large subunit codes for MSKQQFIKKQNVERASTRSDEFSALLTKQFKAKSAQTKAAVEGAVKTLAEQALVNSVTVSDDAYKSIATIIAEIDRKLSDQINLILHHQDFQSLESAWRGLHHLVFNTETNEQLKLRFMDISKEELRRSMKRYKGIAWDQSPLFKKIYEEEYGQLGGEPYGCLVADYFFDHTAPDVDLLTSIGKVAASAHVPFIAGASPNVMQMESWQELSNPRDLTKIFTQNLEYAAWNSLRQSEDSRYIGLAMPRFLSRLPYGIKTNPVDAFDFEEKTDGADHSKYVWSNAAYAMAVNINRSFKEYGWCTLIRGVESGGVVDGLPCHIFPTDDGGIDMKCPTEIAISDRREAELSKNGFIPLIHRKNTDYAAFIGAQSLQKPAEFYDPDATANANLSARLPYLFACSRFAHYLKCIVRDKIGTFKERDEMQRWLNNWVMNYVDGDPANSSIETKARRPLAAAEVVVEDVEGSPGYYQAKFFLRPHFQLEGLTVSLRMVAKLPSLKDVA; via the coding sequence ATGTCCAAACAGCAATTTATTAAAAAGCAGAACGTTGAGAGAGCATCAACGCGCTCAGACGAATTCAGCGCCTTGCTGACAAAGCAATTTAAAGCGAAATCAGCTCAGACAAAAGCCGCTGTTGAAGGTGCTGTTAAAACACTGGCTGAGCAGGCACTGGTTAATAGCGTCACGGTATCTGATGATGCATATAAAAGCATTGCGACTATTATCGCTGAGATCGATCGAAAACTGTCCGATCAGATTAATCTCATCCTGCATCATCAGGACTTTCAGTCACTCGAAAGTGCCTGGCGTGGTTTGCATCATCTGGTCTTTAATACAGAGACTAACGAGCAACTAAAACTGCGGTTTATGGATATTTCTAAGGAAGAACTGCGCCGTAGTATGAAGCGCTATAAAGGTATCGCCTGGGATCAAAGTCCGTTGTTTAAGAAAATATATGAGGAAGAGTATGGCCAATTGGGAGGGGAGCCTTACGGTTGTCTCGTAGCCGATTACTTCTTCGACCACACCGCACCAGATGTGGATTTATTGACCTCAATTGGCAAAGTGGCGGCGTCTGCACATGTTCCGTTCATTGCGGGTGCTTCGCCAAACGTGATGCAAATGGAGTCCTGGCAAGAGCTATCCAATCCTCGTGATTTAACCAAAATATTTACCCAGAATCTGGAGTATGCGGCGTGGAACTCGCTGCGTCAGTCGGAAGATTCTCGCTATATTGGTCTGGCGATGCCACGTTTCTTGTCCCGTCTGCCTTACGGGATCAAAACCAACCCGGTTGATGCTTTTGATTTTGAAGAAAAGACGGATGGTGCGGATCACAGCAAATATGTGTGGTCAAACGCGGCCTATGCGATGGCGGTTAACATCAACCGTTCCTTTAAGGAATACGGCTGGTGTACGCTTATCCGCGGTGTTGAAAGCGGTGGGGTGGTCGATGGACTTCCATGCCACATTTTCCCGACTGACGATGGCGGTATCGACATGAAATGTCCTACTGAAATTGCTATTTCGGATCGCCGTGAAGCCGAATTATCCAAAAACGGTTTTATTCCTCTGATTCACCGTAAAAATACGGATTATGCGGCCTTTATTGGTGCGCAGTCATTGCAAAAACCAGCGGAATTCTACGATCCCGATGCGACTGCGAACGCGAATTTATCCGCCCGTCTGCCGTATTTATTTGCCTGCTCCCGATTCGCACATTATCTGAAATGCATTGTGCGCGACAAAATAGGCACGTTTAAAGAACGCGATGAAATGCAGCGCTGGTTGAATAACTGGGTAATGAATTATGTAGATGGTGATCCGGCAAACTCCTCAATAGAAACAAAAGCGCGTCGCCCACTGGCTGCGGCTGAAGTTGTCGTTGAAGATGTGGAAGGCAGCCCTGGGTATTATCAGGCGAAATTCTTCCTTCGCCCTCATTTCCAACTGGAAGGATTAACGGTGTCGTTGCGCATGGTTGCTAAATTACCGTCCCTGAAGGATGTGGCATAA
- a CDS encoding type VI secretion system tube protein Hcp — protein sequence MAQDMFIKIDGIDGESLDATHKNEIQVLSWNWGVSQHSNMHSGSGGGSGKATVADFCFEHYTDKASPNLLHYCLTGKHIKNIQFTVRKAGGDPLEYMLIKFTDVIITRVEMAGSVEDESRPREGVRFSFTKMTQDYVMQNAEGIKSGVVSASYDVKANLHG from the coding sequence ATGGCTCAAGATATGTTTATTAAAATTGATGGTATCGACGGTGAATCTTTAGATGCTACGCATAAAAATGAAATTCAAGTTCTTTCATGGAACTGGGGAGTTTCTCAGCACTCAAATATGCACAGTGGTTCTGGTGGTGGCTCAGGTAAAGCAACCGTTGCTGACTTCTGTTTTGAGCATTATACCGATAAAGCCAGCCCGAACTTACTGCATTATTGCCTGACGGGTAAGCATATTAAGAATATTCAGTTTACTGTTCGTAAAGCTGGTGGCGATCCGCTCGAATATATGCTGATTAAATTCACTGATGTGATCATTACCCGTGTTGAGATGGCGGGTTCCGTTGAGGATGAATCTCGCCCGCGCGAAGGGGTTCGTTTCTCCTTTACCAAAATGACGCAGGATTATGTTATGCAGAATGCTGAAGGCATCAAGTCTGGCGTTGTTTCAGCAAGCTATGACGTTAAAGCAAACCTGCATGGTTAA
- the tssJ gene encoding type VI secretion system lipoprotein TssJ, with the protein MGIAEYIRRVLVVGLIILTGGCSGGNGKNEPQYIERIHLQLQADSNINPNDYSAGNPVRIIIYQLRSMGAFLFSDYSALVNQPDREVIEQMNVFYDGVISPGERRIVTVPVSQDILALGVVTVFQDIQRANWKSVYSVSSNTGNHSVGERAKKEKYVLVTVRDLTTTLEPLE; encoded by the coding sequence ATGGGGATAGCAGAATATATTCGACGTGTTCTGGTGGTCGGCCTCATCATTCTGACAGGGGGGTGTAGCGGAGGCAATGGAAAAAATGAGCCTCAGTATATTGAACGTATTCACTTGCAGTTGCAGGCAGATAGCAATATTAATCCGAACGATTATTCAGCGGGAAACCCTGTTCGCATTATTATTTATCAACTGCGCAGCATGGGGGCATTCTTATTTAGTGACTACTCTGCTCTTGTGAATCAACCAGATCGAGAAGTCATCGAGCAGATGAATGTATTTTATGATGGTGTTATTTCTCCTGGCGAGCGTCGAATTGTGACAGTGCCGGTTTCACAAGATATTTTAGCGTTGGGAGTCGTGACCGTTTTTCAGGATATTCAGAGAGCTAACTGGAAGAGTGTCTATTCGGTGTCGAGCAATACCGGTAACCATTCTGTAGGTGAACGCGCTAAAAAAGAAAAGTATGTATTAGTCACTGTGCGTGATTTGACGACAACACTGGAACCATTGGAATAA
- the tssK gene encoding type VI secretion system baseplate subunit TssK has product MRTNKVVWNEGLFLRPQLFQQQERYFEYYAHKRAATITPFFWGFSEYEIDREALSYGKLVLRSGRGVLPDGTPFDIPGHAAPPEPLTIVSEHLGKMIYLAVPLRLDNSDETVFDEHDTGSLARFCAIQAELNDTNAIRQGPKPVQLSQLRLRLLSESEMTASWIGLPLARVRAVQPDGSILLNTEEYIPPVTGYGANGLLLEWLTHLNGLIKMRAEMLAKRLSVSDGKVGASAEIIDYLLLQTFNKYEPIFDHLRHVHELSPLVLYQELAKLAGELSTFIRLETRRPRPAPGYDHANLFASIRPLVNDIHEMLNQILVRSGQMLPLHFKGNGIWTAAVLPSELNDFTTLVIAVTAQMPADMLQQQFSAQAKFSAPQQLHELVRSHLPGLDVLALPVPPRQIPYSAGYVYFELARRGVFWEQIARTGAIALHIAGEFPGLKMELWGIRD; this is encoded by the coding sequence ATGAGAACAAATAAAGTGGTCTGGAACGAGGGACTTTTTCTTCGCCCCCAGCTTTTTCAGCAGCAGGAGCGTTATTTTGAATATTATGCACACAAGCGAGCTGCAACCATAACACCTTTCTTCTGGGGTTTTTCGGAATATGAAATCGATCGCGAGGCATTGTCCTATGGAAAGCTGGTACTGCGTTCCGGTCGTGGCGTTCTGCCTGATGGTACACCCTTTGATATTCCGGGCCATGCTGCTCCGCCGGAGCCGCTGACGATTGTTTCAGAACATCTGGGCAAAATGATCTATCTGGCCGTACCGCTGCGGCTGGATAACAGCGATGAAACAGTTTTTGATGAGCATGACACCGGTTCACTGGCGCGCTTTTGTGCCATTCAGGCAGAGTTGAATGATACTAATGCCATCCGTCAGGGGCCAAAACCCGTGCAGTTGAGCCAGCTTCGTTTGCGTTTGTTGTCTGAAAGTGAAATGACGGCATCATGGATAGGCTTACCTCTGGCGCGCGTCAGGGCTGTGCAACCAGACGGCAGCATATTGCTCAATACAGAAGAGTATATTCCGCCGGTGACAGGATACGGCGCAAACGGTCTGTTGCTGGAGTGGTTAACTCATCTCAATGGTCTGATTAAAATGCGGGCCGAAATGCTGGCGAAGCGGCTCTCTGTGAGTGACGGAAAAGTGGGGGCCAGTGCTGAGATCATTGATTATCTGCTGCTGCAAACGTTCAATAAATACGAACCGATTTTTGACCATCTGCGCCACGTTCATGAATTGTCTCCGCTGGTTTTGTATCAGGAGTTGGCAAAACTGGCAGGAGAGTTATCAACTTTCATTCGTCTTGAGACGCGACGGCCACGCCCGGCTCCGGGCTATGATCATGCCAACCTGTTCGCTTCTATTCGCCCGCTGGTGAATGATATTCACGAAATGCTCAATCAGATCCTTGTACGTTCAGGGCAGATGTTGCCACTGCACTTCAAGGGCAATGGGATCTGGACAGCGGCAGTGCTGCCTTCTGAGCTAAATGACTTCACGACGCTGGTCATTGCTGTCACGGCACAAATGCCAGCGGATATGTTGCAGCAGCAGTTTTCGGCTCAGGCCAAATTCAGCGCCCCTCAACAACTACACGAACTGGTACGTTCTCATCTGCCGGGTCTGGATGTACTGGCTCTCCCGGTACCGCCACGTCAGATCCCTTACAGCGCAGGATATGTCTACTTTGAACTGGCCAGACGCGGGGTTTTCTGGGAGCAGATTGCCAGGACAGGCGCCATTGCTTTGCATATTGCCGGTGAGTTTCCGGGGCTGAAGATGGAGCTTTGGGGAATTAGAGACTGA
- the tssL gene encoding type VI secretion system protein TssL: MNSEEDFVALSLAQNGEGYSQEEGHFLFDEPDKPLTEHAAESHEGEPGYMATAPDIRYDAGMLRGESIQQRVLRVRASDMPLLEAAQPLLLALSQMPETVNRSEQAALLKEGLRNEISLFTLVCDETDISWKKMAIVRYCLCTALDEAAHTRAWGLTYGWSQSNLLNHFEGDNDGGNKFFLLIGRLSMNPQEYADVLDILLKILNLGFEGRYSIIDDGERQLTRIRQRLLALLQNGRDCAPQALSPHANVTRETQRRKSGFIPARVSVLITGLLVAGCFLTYKYWLAIPENRLSAELIGLQQHPAQQAPARLRLSVLLRDEIARNKVSVDETDRDSKVTFSGDYMFAVGAIDVRADIVPMIKRVAEEITRVRGQVNIVGFTDNTPIHTRTIPDNQALSVRRAQRVAALLNQFGVPESSVRFEGKGALEPLATNETPEGRAQNRRVEISVKY, from the coding sequence ATGAACTCAGAGGAAGACTTTGTTGCCCTCTCTCTTGCCCAAAATGGCGAGGGGTATTCTCAGGAAGAGGGACATTTTCTGTTTGATGAGCCGGATAAACCCCTGACAGAACATGCCGCTGAGTCGCACGAGGGAGAGCCAGGGTACATGGCTACGGCACCTGACATTCGCTATGACGCAGGGATGCTCAGAGGAGAGAGTATCCAGCAGCGCGTTTTGCGGGTCCGTGCCAGTGATATGCCACTTCTGGAGGCCGCTCAGCCGCTACTGCTCGCGCTCAGTCAAATGCCCGAGACCGTCAACCGCAGTGAGCAGGCCGCGTTATTAAAAGAGGGGCTTAGAAATGAGATCTCTCTCTTTACTCTTGTGTGTGACGAAACGGACATTTCCTGGAAGAAGATGGCGATTGTCCGCTATTGCCTTTGCACTGCACTTGATGAAGCGGCACATACGCGAGCGTGGGGGCTAACGTACGGTTGGTCGCAAAGTAATCTTCTCAACCATTTCGAAGGTGATAACGACGGCGGTAATAAGTTCTTTCTGTTGATTGGTCGTTTGTCGATGAACCCCCAGGAATACGCAGATGTGCTCGATATTCTACTAAAAATCCTCAATCTGGGGTTTGAAGGGCGTTACAGCATTATTGACGATGGTGAACGCCAGCTAACACGGATCCGCCAGAGACTGCTGGCCCTTTTGCAAAATGGCCGAGATTGCGCCCCACAGGCCCTGTCGCCCCATGCTAACGTAACAAGAGAAACGCAGCGACGTAAGTCTGGGTTCATCCCGGCCAGAGTGTCTGTTCTAATAACGGGCTTACTCGTCGCAGGCTGTTTTTTGACCTACAAATACTGGTTGGCAATCCCGGAAAATCGTTTGTCTGCTGAGCTAATTGGCTTGCAGCAACATCCTGCCCAACAAGCCCCGGCACGATTGCGGCTATCGGTTTTGCTCAGAGATGAAATTGCAAGAAACAAGGTAAGCGTCGACGAAACAGACCGCGACAGCAAAGTGACATTTAGCGGTGATTATATGTTTGCCGTAGGGGCTATTGATGTCCGTGCCGACATTGTACCGATGATTAAGCGTGTTGCTGAAGAAATAACCCGGGTTCGGGGACAGGTTAACATTGTTGGTTTCACCGATAACACCCCGATTCACACTCGCACTATTCCTGACAACCAGGCTCTCTCGGTCAGACGCGCCCAGCGCGTGGCGGCTTTATTGAACCAATTTGGTGTCCCTGAATCCTCTGTACGTTTCGAAGGGAAGGGGGCGCTTGAACCTCTGGCAACCAATGAAACGCCAGAGGGACGAGCACAGAATCGGCGTGTAGAAATTTCAGTAAAATATTAA
- the tssM gene encoding type VI secretion system membrane subunit TssM gives MSFISRLFSGKSLRRLLLIVFFCLLTATIWFLGPYLGFGDTRPLESMEPRLVSLLMAVLLLLGGWFYVPMFVLVAVVACTLVWVVGPWLLTGEVYPLQSVFSRSVIIAVIVIATLVWAGWRLLQALAHNPAFLSAFVKKSLPEKVESASFSELRNVIRDGVRYMERMYRTQSLWRRFFFIRPQEEGLPWFLLLGPKRAGKTSLVFASGQDFPLPEQLNRKGKENAPTRHCECLFTNEALFLDTSGKYLSDDKRAHEEWENLVAALKKYRAHKAIHGVIVTLSAADILTLEGNAVLELSSAIRARLDNLRDSLGLRFPVYVTVTHLDQLTGFTAYFRHLTEKDREQIWGVTLPYGPQPELNTSGALKTRIEDELSLLESRILDAINVRQQEEYDVQERKQMYALSQDFRMLRHSIGEILHNIFFASRFDETCSYSVLRGIYFLSNCQPNNNALVNNSTLLQKWRNTVTQTRARTPASLSQNTTDEDELITGATWGRQFFHKALFSDVIVQDNYLASSDMRRGQHVKLWHLLGHMAAIAFSLWLISAMSASHKNNEKYLSAVTTKIRALATQVSDYSKQPEPENLPALLNATQGLAQYDGLDMESPAMAWRYGLYTGSAMVKNADSLYHFYLERYLVVQIGNDIHEALQQAVHREDIRSLYSLLKLYLIFSGSGRFDANYLAETIADLWEDNGKINAYGQRYIFVAHLNALFSNKQWHKYRDSEDKKLTRQARDILSQQTQTSRIWQRMQTELETDAPANRTLRSIIGDRSSQVFTLNDEALLQEGIPGIYTREAWQEIKKKWSSCCLNYKMRTNG, from the coding sequence ATGTCCTTTATTAGTCGACTATTCTCTGGAAAAAGTCTCCGGCGATTGCTGTTGATCGTTTTCTTTTGCTTGCTGACAGCCACCATCTGGTTCCTGGGGCCGTATCTGGGGTTTGGTGATACCCGCCCATTAGAATCGATGGAACCCCGCCTTGTGTCACTGCTGATGGCAGTCTTGCTCTTACTGGGTGGTTGGTTTTATGTACCGATGTTTGTGCTGGTAGCTGTGGTGGCCTGTACGCTGGTCTGGGTTGTGGGTCCCTGGCTGCTGACAGGAGAAGTTTACCCGCTGCAAAGCGTCTTTAGCCGTTCGGTCATTATCGCCGTCATAGTGATAGCCACGCTGGTGTGGGCTGGGTGGCGCCTGTTACAGGCGCTTGCTCATAACCCCGCATTCCTCAGCGCGTTTGTGAAAAAGAGCCTCCCTGAAAAGGTTGAATCTGCAAGCTTCAGTGAACTTCGCAATGTAATACGTGATGGTGTTCGGTATATGGAGCGAATGTACCGTACACAATCATTATGGCGGCGGTTCTTTTTTATAAGGCCGCAGGAGGAAGGATTGCCGTGGTTCCTGCTGCTGGGACCAAAGCGTGCGGGGAAAACCTCACTTGTCTTTGCTTCCGGCCAGGATTTCCCGTTACCTGAACAGCTTAATCGTAAGGGAAAGGAAAATGCACCTACTCGTCACTGCGAATGTTTGTTCACGAATGAAGCCTTATTTCTGGACACTTCCGGGAAGTATCTCTCAGATGATAAACGTGCTCACGAGGAGTGGGAAAACCTTGTTGCTGCACTCAAAAAATACCGTGCTCACAAAGCCATTCATGGCGTCATTGTGACCCTTTCTGCAGCGGATATTTTGACGTTGGAAGGAAATGCAGTACTGGAACTTTCTTCAGCCATTCGAGCCAGGTTGGATAACCTGCGCGACAGTCTGGGCCTGCGTTTTCCGGTATATGTCACGGTAACGCATCTCGATCAGTTGACCGGATTTACTGCCTATTTCCGCCATCTGACTGAGAAAGACAGAGAGCAAATATGGGGAGTGACTCTGCCTTATGGGCCGCAGCCAGAATTAAACACCAGTGGAGCATTAAAGACGCGTATTGAGGATGAGTTATCTCTGCTGGAAAGCCGGATCCTTGACGCGATTAATGTTCGTCAGCAAGAAGAATATGATGTGCAGGAGCGTAAACAGATGTATGCACTGTCGCAGGATTTCAGGATGCTCAGGCACAGCATTGGCGAGATCCTGCACAATATCTTCTTCGCCTCCCGTTTTGATGAAACCTGTTCATATTCCGTACTGCGGGGCATTTATTTCCTTAGTAATTGCCAGCCTAATAACAATGCGCTTGTGAATAACAGCACGTTATTACAGAAATGGCGCAACACTGTGACGCAAACGCGGGCGAGGACGCCTGCATCACTGTCGCAGAACACAACTGATGAGGATGAATTAATAACGGGAGCGACATGGGGGCGGCAATTTTTCCACAAAGCATTGTTTAGTGATGTCATCGTGCAGGACAACTACCTTGCGTCAAGCGATATGCGCCGTGGCCAGCACGTTAAGCTATGGCATTTGCTGGGGCACATGGCAGCGATTGCTTTTAGTCTCTGGTTGATATCAGCCATGAGTGCCAGCCATAAAAATAATGAGAAGTACTTATCTGCAGTAACGACCAAAATTCGTGCGCTGGCGACGCAGGTTTCAGACTATAGCAAACAGCCTGAGCCTGAGAACCTGCCGGCACTGCTTAACGCCACGCAAGGGCTGGCACAGTACGACGGTCTCGATATGGAGTCACCCGCAATGGCATGGCGCTATGGTCTGTATACCGGCAGTGCGATGGTGAAAAATGCCGACTCGCTCTATCACTTTTATCTTGAACGCTATCTGGTTGTGCAAATTGGCAATGACATCCACGAGGCGTTGCAGCAAGCAGTGCACCGTGAGGATATCCGTTCCCTCTACTCACTCTTAAAACTTTATTTGATATTCAGCGGTTCAGGACGATTTGATGCTAATTATCTGGCCGAGACAATTGCTGACCTCTGGGAGGATAACGGAAAAATAAATGCATACGGGCAGCGCTATATTTTTGTTGCTCATCTGAATGCGCTTTTTTCCAACAAGCAATGGCATAAGTATCGAGACTCAGAAGATAAAAAACTAACCAGGCAGGCGCGTGATATTTTGTCACAGCAAACCCAAACCAGCCGTATATGGCAGCGAATGCAGACGGAATTAGAAACAGATGCACCAGCCAATCGTACCTTACGTTCAATAATAGGCGATCGCTCATCACAGGTTTTTACCCTGAATGATGAGGCCCTGTTGCAGGAGGGAATACCGGGAATTTATACCCGCGAAGCATGGCAGGAGATTAAAAAAAAATGGTCATCTTGTTGCCTAAATTACAAGATGAGGACAAATGGGTAA